The segment ACGAAGAGCAGGACCAAGTTGCCGATCCACCACAGAGCCACGGCAAACCCCCGTTCGAGTGTTTGAGGTCGGCACCCGCCGACACCGTCATTGTATGTCGCCAACCTATAGAGCGAAAGCCCCTATGACAAGCCTTTCCTCGTCGGAGCGCTCCGTAATGATGCCCGACCAGGACCCGCCGCGCCGGTCGGCCTGACCGGTGGACGATCCGACCACCCCGGTGCCGCCGCCCGTGCCCGGCCCGGACGACGCCGAGACCGACGCCCTGCGTCGCGCGAACCTCGAGATCCAGGCCCTGTTCGACCTCGTCCTCCAGGCCATGCCGGACGCCGTGGTCGTGGTCGACGGTGACGGCCGGATCACCCATGCCAACGAGGCGGCCGGCGACCTGGGCGGTGTCCCGGCCCCCGAGCTGCGGGGCCATTCGGCCAAGCTGCTGTTCGGCGACCGCTCCCCCGCCACCCCGATGCAGCTGTTCGAGCGAGCACCCCGGGGACGCCTCACGTTCGAGGCCACCGTGGACCCCGCCGGCGAGGCGCCCGCCATCCCGGTGAGCGTGTCGTGCTCGCTCCTCCGCGACAGCACCGAGCGCGTCGTCGGCGCCGTCTACGCGGCGAGGGACCTGCGCGACACACACCAGCTGGTGACCCGCCTCGAGCAGGCGGAGGCGCGGTGGCGGCTCATCGCCCAGCTGGGCGACCTGCTCGGCCGCCAGCTCGACCCGCATGCATCACTGCCCGAGACCTGCCGGTGGCTGAGTCGCAGCACCGGGGCCGGGGTGGCCATCATCCTGGCCCGCAACCTCGCCGTCGAGCGCGTCGTGGCCTGGCCGCCGGACTCGCCCCTGGCGCGCCGGCTCGAGGCCCTGACCGAGCGGCCGCTCGAACCCGGATCGTCTCTCTACACCGCTGTGCAGGGCCGCCAGACGGTGCACGCGCCGACCCTGGCGGCGGACGTCCCGCTGCTCGACCACTCCGGCGTCCCCGAGGGCATGGGTTCGGCCGCCGTCGTTCCCCTCGTGGCCCGCAGCCTCACCCTCGGCGCGCTCCTGGTGCACAGTCCCGAGCCCGGCGGCATCCGCCAGCGGGCGCTGGTCGAGCAGGCGGCCGACCGGGTGGCGCTGGCGCTGGCGAACAGCGAGCTGCGCGATGCGGTCGCCCGGTTGGAGGCCGACGACGAGGCGTCGCAGTTCCGCGAGGAGCTGCTGGCGGCCGTGTCCCACGACATGCAGACGCCGCTGGCCGTCCTCCTCGGCTCGATCCGGGCCCTCGAGGCGGGCGACGACCTGACGCCGCGCGAACGCGGGCGGCTGTACGAGCGGATGGGGCGGCGCGGCCTCCAGCTGCGTCGCCTGGTGCAGCAGTTCCTCGACTACTCACGCCTCGGTGCCGGCCGGCCAGTCGTCGTGCGTCCGGCCATGACCGACATCCGGTTCGCCCTCACCCAACTGGAAGCCGACATCGCCGGCCGGAGGCCCGTGATCTTCGACATGCCGAACGACCTGCCGCCGGCCTACGTCGACCCCGACCGCCTCGACCAGGTGATGGCCAACCTGGTGTCCAACGCCCTCAAGTTCTCGCCGCCCGGATCGCCGATCACCGTGCAGGCCCGGGCCACCGCCGACAGCGTGGAGCTCGCGGTGGCCGATCGCGGCCAGGGCATGAGCCCGGCCGATCTGGCCAAGGTGTTCCGCAAGTTCCACCGCGGCGCGGGTGCCGAGGACATCCCCGGCACCGGTCTCGGGCTCTACGTGAGCCGCGCCCTTCTCGAGGCGCAGCACGGCCGCCTGTTGGCCGCCAGCACCCTCGGCGAGGGCAGCCGCTTCACCGTGGTGCTTCCCCGCCAGCCGCCGAAGGACGCCTAGACCCCCGACGACGCGCGCAAGGACGGACGAGCGGCGGCTGTAGGCCGCACGCCCGTCCCGTCCCGGACGGATCTCAGGCGTCGAGCTCGAGAATGGCCCGGCGCTCGTGCAGCCCCACCGGAGGGGCGACCTGCACGACCGTGCGCTCTTCGCAGTCGGCGCACTGCGCCTTGCCCGAGGAGAAGTACATCTGGCCCTGCACCTTGCACCGATGGCACACGTCGTCCGGCCACACGACCTCGTGCGGCAGGTCCTTGCCGGAGTGCTGTGCCACACGCCAGCCTTCGGGCGTGGGACGGGCGTGACCCCTGAACAACGGCATGCGGCTCCCTTTCTCGAGAGGTGCGACGGCACGAGCCGGCGTCGCCGACTCTCCGCCGCTCCGAAGTGTGCTTCGAACTATACGCACTTCGTGCCCTATGTGCACGGTGTTCTTGTTCGCGCCATTCGCGGCACGGGTCAGCCCTTGGCGCCC is part of the Acidimicrobiales bacterium genome and harbors:
- a CDS encoding ATP-binding protein, which produces MDDPTTPVPPPVPGPDDAETDALRRANLEIQALFDLVLQAMPDAVVVVDGDGRITHANEAAGDLGGVPAPELRGHSAKLLFGDRSPATPMQLFERAPRGRLTFEATVDPAGEAPAIPVSVSCSLLRDSTERVVGAVYAARDLRDTHQLVTRLEQAEARWRLIAQLGDLLGRQLDPHASLPETCRWLSRSTGAGVAIILARNLAVERVVAWPPDSPLARRLEALTERPLEPGSSLYTAVQGRQTVHAPTLAADVPLLDHSGVPEGMGSAAVVPLVARSLTLGALLVHSPEPGGIRQRALVEQAADRVALALANSELRDAVARLEADDEASQFREELLAAVSHDMQTPLAVLLGSIRALEAGDDLTPRERGRLYERMGRRGLQLRRLVQQFLDYSRLGAGRPVVVRPAMTDIRFALTQLEADIAGRRPVIFDMPNDLPPAYVDPDRLDQVMANLVSNALKFSPPGSPITVQARATADSVELAVADRGQGMSPADLAKVFRKFHRGAGAEDIPGTGLGLYVSRALLEAQHGRLLAASTLGEGSRFTVVLPRQPPKDA